A DNA window from Fusarium fujikuroi IMI 58289 draft genome, chromosome FFUJ_chr11 contains the following coding sequences:
- a CDS encoding related to endonuclease/exonuclease/phosphatase family protein has protein sequence MSIRTMSSRLLAAALALGGLSVGQTTGNFNFLTYNVAGLPAIINNNEVPGDKGTNANLIGTVLATQKYDVVHMQEDFNYHAYIYATDNHPYRTPTSGGVPFGDGLNTVANYDWTGLVRKKWNKCNLNSGDCLTPKGFSFMRMKIQSIEVDLYNLHADAGSDQGDVDARSAGIDQILAYINANSQGRAVIVAGDTNDRWTNAGRSINKLTDAGFSDSWIQLIQGGKFPTAGATANPCKVPAADNTCEIVDKVFYRSGSSVKLTAKSFNYVPKVFVQPDGNILSDHNPVLVEFTWSI, from the exons ATGTCAATCCGCACCATGTCCAGCCGGCTCCTTGCCGCCGCCCTCGCTCTTGGTGGTCTCTCAGTAGGACAGACTACTGGAAACTTCAACTTCCTTACCTACAACGTCGCTGGACTTCCTgctatcatcaacaacaacgagGTTCCTGGTGACAAGGGAACCAACGCCAACCTCATTGGCACCGTTCTTGCCACTCAGAAGTATGATGTTGTTCATATGCAAGAGGACTTCAACTACCATGCCTACATCTATGCGACTGACAACCATCCTTACCGTACTCCTACCTCTGGGGGCGTTCCGTTTGGCGATGGTCTCAACACTGTCGCCAACTATGACTGGACTGGCCTTGTCCGCAAGAAGTGGAACAAGTGCAACCTGAACTCTGGCGATTGTTTGACCCCCAAGGGTTTCAGCTTTATGCGCATGAAGATTCAGAGCATTGAGGTTGATCTTTACAACCTTCATGCTGATGCTGG CTCGGACCAAGGTGATGTCGATGCTCGTTCTGCAGGTATCGATCAGATCCTGGCCTACATCAACGCAAACTCCCAGGGAAGGGCCGTGATCGTCGCTGGTGATACCAATGACAGATGGACCAATGCAGGTCGAAGCATCAACAAACTGACCGATGCCGGCTTCAGCGACTCTTGGATCCAGCTCATCCAGGGGGGAAAGTTTCCTACGGCTGGGGCCACTGCGAACCCATGCAAGGTCCCTGCCGCTGATAACACATGTGAGATTGTTGATAAGGTTTT CTATCGCTCGGGCAGCTCTGTAAAGCTTACTGCTAAGAGTTTTAACTATGTTCCTAAGGTCTTTGTGCAGCCTGATGGGAATATTCTATCAGACCACAATCCTGTGCTTGTTGAGTTTACTTGGTCTATTTAG